The nucleotide window ATCTCTTCTCCGGTTTTCATAGTAGGCCCGCTCCTCAACCTCAAGGTCTTCTTTGAGCTTGGCCAACTGGGCCTTGATTGCTGTATCTGTCGTTTTCTGGTAGGCTTCGTTCACGGCGGACCGTGTTTCCCGATATTGATCAAGCAGGCCGGCCACATCCTGCTGTGCGGGCGGTTTGACAATCGCTTCCTTGGCAGCGGTGCCCAGGTCCCTGGTCTGCTCGCGGAGCGCGTCCATGGTCTTGGGCATATCCAGCTTGTCCATGGCCTGCTTAAATGCGCCAACGGACTTCACATTGAAGTCCTTCACTTTGACGTAGAAACGCCCCCCCGAAGTCTTGTCGAGCGCGAGGTGCAACGGGAGTTTCTCTTTGATTTGCTTGAGCGCCGCACCATTTTGCAATGTGAAATCACCCTTGGGTGTTTCCAATAGAACTTCTCCGCTTTTTTCAGTGATGACGCCCGCCTTCAGAGCGGATTCAGCCTGAAGCAGTGCCGTGGCCGTGACTGGCTGCTCGGTAAGGGTGGGAACAGCAGGAGACGGAACGGGAGCCGTCCCCACGGGCTGCTGGGCAAAAGCGACGCCAAGCATCCAAGTGTGCACGAACACCGCAAAAGAAAATCCGCGGCGCATGGGGCTACTCCTTTGCTAAGTTGAGATACGGCATCTTCATGGCCTCGGCGAAGCCAGGCACCCAAGTCACGTTGGGTTCACCCAACTACTTTGTCCACGGTGTCTGGGATATGAAGGCGGGGTTGTCCTTCCCTGCAAGATAGAAGTTCGGCTTCTGAAGTGCCCCGGCTGGAATGGCATTGCGTATGTCCGTATGAAAGCGGCGGTACGACCCGGAAAACGCCCCGTTACGCCACACTCCCAGCAAGGCCCCCGTGAAGGTGCCATTGCCGCCAAGACCATCCCCAGCCTCCTCATCATCCTGACAGGCGGAAATCAGAAGCACGCTGGCCTGGGTGGTCCCGACGCTATCTCTCTCAGAGGGCACCCCGCGGCCCAGATCCTTGTTCGCATCCAGTGCGAGTATCTTCTCTTGAATGGACCACGGAACGGTGCGCGTGAGCTCACCGGAAGCAGGCGAGGCGGGTTGCCCCGGGTCAAAGTTCTTGAGACCTGTCCCGCTATGGCAGCTGTCAAAGTACACCGCGATGCGAACACCCTTGGCAAAGTGCGTCCACATCTCAGCGAGCTCATCATCGAGCATCTGACCGTCGTAGAGGCAAAGAGTCTCATCCAAACCATCGTCCTCTCCGTCGTTATTCTTGTCAGGCGCTTGGGATCCATGTCCTGCATAACTGAACACAAAAATATCACCTGACTTGAGAGATCCGGCATAACTGAGAATCTGCTTCCTGACTGCGGCACGAGTCGCCTGGCCATCCAGCAGGGTTGTGGCAGTAAAGCCGCGGGCCTTCGCGATGCCCGCCATGGCTTTCGCATCGTGCACACAGTTCTTCAGCAGCTTGAGACCACCGTTGTAGGGGCCTGGAGCAACTTTGTTCACCCCCACCGCGAGAGCCACCGCCTTCCCCGTGCCAGGAGCCACGCCCCCATTTTCAGGGGCATTGGAAGCACCTTCTGAATCAGCGACTTTGGTGCTGCTACATGCGCTCAGGCAGCTCATCAAAAGCGCGGTCATCAGGGCCGGAATAGACGGTATTTTCATATGGGCAGAAAAATGCATGAGCGAGGAACCATGCGCGCTGACGACGCGCACTAAAATCCGATGTTTTATCATCCACCACTGGAAGGACAAGATCTTTTCGCATGCATCGACAAATTGGATGGCACTAGACCCGACCCAAGGCGGCCACTCGAAGCCCGGCAGCCAGAGCCATTGTTCGAGGCACTGCAATATTCACTTCGTCCAAGGACGCTCCCACTCGAAGGACAGCTTGCGCGCCCCATGACGAAAGAAGTTGGGACGTTGTGACTCGAGCCGTCTGGTGATGGCCCTGTGGAAACTTCGATATGAACCTTTAAAGTTGCCACCGTCCCATGTCTTGAGCAGGGCTCTCGTAAATATGCTGTTGATGATTCCGTCCTGGGTCAGCTCGCCATCTTGGCACGCAGATATCGAGAGCAGGGACGCCCGCGTTCGTGCGCGACTTTCCCTTTCAGGTGGCACGTTCCTGCCGAGTCTTTTGTTTTCAGGCATGTCACTAATCGCGTCGGCAATCTCTCCCGGGAGCAATTTGTCCCCCATGGCTTTGTTATCGTCTTCCTCTTTGATCACGGCCAGCGTGCTTTCCGGAAAGAAGAAGCGCCACAAGAAGCCTTCTTCAAACATTGGCCCGCCCAAGGGAGCAACAACTGGATGAATGTGCGCATGCGGCGGATACGTCGGAGGGAATCGGTCCAGTGGTTGACCTGCGGCCCGGAAATCGAGAGGGGCCGTGGGCGCTGTGCCACTGTGACAACTGTCAAAGAAGGCCACGATGCGAACCCCCTTGGCAAAGTGGGTCCAGAATTCCGCGAGTTCATCATCCACCATCTGGCCGTCATAGAGGCACAAGGTTTCGTCCACCGCATCCTTTTCATCGTTGCTGCTATCCCATATCACATTGCCGTGGCCTGAATAACTCAGGACAAAAATATCGCCGTCCTTCAAGATGGCAGCGGCCTCGAGAATCTTCTTTCGCACTGCCGCCTTGGTGGCTTCCTTGCTCCTGAGCATGGAGGCGGAGAACCCCTGGGCCTGCGCCACCTGCATCATGGCGGCAGCATCATTTTCACATCCATACAAAGGATCGAGTTTATTGGTGTAATGCGCGGGATCCAATCTGTTCAGGCCTATCGCAAGAGCCATGGCCGTAACCGCCTTTTCGGGTTCTTCCCGATGAATACGCAGTGACTTGCAGGAGGACAGACACACTAGGGCGGCCGCGGCGGTGACCATGACTATTCGCATGGCATACCGATTGCTCCAGATACTGGTAAATGTCTAGGGCCATGCACGTCATCAAGCATTCGGCAGAGCCCATCCTCTTTCAGCACATACAGGCACTCTGCTCCGGCGACCATCCTTTGTGATGGCGCAATGCACTTGGGGCAAGAGCGGCTCCCTCTGAAAAGTGCCATGCTACCAGATGTGGGATAGCCGCCTGGGGGGAGTCCGCCTGTGAGCGCAAACGGACTCAATTCCTCTCCAGCCTCATCACCTCCGTCACCACCGTGGCCACCAGCACCTGGGTGACTTGTAGCAGGAAGGTATAGTTCAGCGTCCCCGG belongs to Roseimicrobium gellanilyticum and includes:
- a CDS encoding caspase family protein → MKIPSIPALMTALLMSCLSACSSTKVADSEGASNAPENGGVAPGTGKAVALAVGVNKVAPGPYNGGLKLLKNCVHDAKAMAGIAKARGFTATTLLDGQATRAAVRKQILSYAGSLKSGDIFVFSYAGHGSQAPDKNNDGEDDGLDETLCLYDGQMLDDELAEMWTHFAKGVRIAVYFDSCHSGTGLKNFDPGQPASPASGELTRTVPWSIQEKILALDANKDLGRGVPSERDSVGTTQASVLLISACQDDEEAGDGLGGNGTFTGALLGVWRNGAFSGSYRRFHTDIRNAIPAGALQKPNFYLAGKDNPAFISQTPWTK
- a CDS encoding caspase family protein gives rise to the protein MVTAAAALVCLSSCKSLRIHREEPEKAVTAMALAIGLNRLDPAHYTNKLDPLYGCENDAAAMMQVAQAQGFSASMLRSKEATKAAVRKKILEAAAILKDGDIFVLSYSGHGNVIWDSSNDEKDAVDETLCLYDGQMVDDELAEFWTHFAKGVRIVAFFDSCHSGTAPTAPLDFRAAGQPLDRFPPTYPPHAHIHPVVAPLGGPMFEEGFLWRFFFPESTLAVIKEEDDNKAMGDKLLPGEIADAISDMPENKRLGRNVPPERESRARTRASLLSISACQDGELTQDGIINSIFTRALLKTWDGGNFKGSYRSFHRAITRRLESQRPNFFRHGARKLSFEWERPWTK